The Leclercia sp. S52 genome has a segment encoding these proteins:
- a CDS encoding TetR/AcrR family transcriptional regulator — protein sequence MVVKRLRKEDRRVQLLEVARGIVRQQGTEALTLGYLAERANVTKPIPYDHFGDREGLLMALYQDYSDQQLKKFRETLNVDNKTLEKTVRFFSAAYIDCAISAGPETGPIAAALSGSRALLTFREACVAECADCLRMALSPYITLKGVEGEAALTAIIGAADALSTAASNGVLARNVAENMLSGAMFGVLNSCTDSTK from the coding sequence ATGGTTGTTAAGCGGTTAAGAAAAGAGGATCGCCGTGTGCAGCTGCTGGAGGTTGCACGTGGGATTGTACGTCAGCAAGGCACCGAGGCGCTGACGCTGGGGTATCTGGCCGAGCGGGCTAACGTCACCAAGCCTATTCCCTACGATCACTTCGGCGATCGGGAAGGGTTGTTGATGGCGCTGTATCAGGATTACAGCGACCAACAGTTAAAAAAATTCCGTGAGACGCTGAACGTCGATAACAAAACGCTGGAAAAGACTGTCCGCTTTTTCAGTGCCGCCTATATTGATTGCGCGATCAGCGCCGGGCCAGAGACAGGGCCCATCGCCGCTGCACTCTCCGGCTCCCGGGCCCTGCTGACGTTTCGGGAGGCCTGCGTCGCCGAATGTGCAGACTGCCTGCGCATGGCGCTCTCCCCCTATATCACCCTGAAAGGGGTGGAGGGTGAAGCAGCGCTGACGGCCATCATTGGGGCGGCGGATGCGCTTAGCACCGCCGCGAGCAACGGCGTACTGGCGCGTAATGTCGCGGAAAATATGCTCAGCGGGGCGATGTTTGGCGTACTGAACAGCTGTACCGACAGCACAAAATGA
- a CDS encoding NAD(P)H-dependent oxidoreductase yields MSGTNVIDNALIVTAHPVENSLSHTLAARIAARLREQGTQVEIADLHAEAFTPSMLRPDLALYHGDASALPADILREQQRVERADMLVFVFPVYWWSVPGLLKGWFDRVLTLNWAYKVAEDGRIVGNLRDVPVRLIATAGSDLKGFDKHGYSTAIQTQLVEGVFGFCGLKNVRLDILYEADTASSEQVEDFLKKLESVM; encoded by the coding sequence ATGTCTGGAACAAATGTCATTGATAATGCGCTGATCGTGACGGCTCACCCTGTTGAAAATTCCTTATCCCACACGCTGGCAGCGCGAATTGCCGCGCGCCTGCGGGAACAAGGCACTCAGGTCGAAATTGCCGATCTGCATGCCGAAGCCTTCACGCCTTCTATGCTACGTCCCGATCTTGCGCTGTATCACGGGGATGCCAGCGCCCTTCCCGCCGATATTCTGCGTGAGCAACAGCGAGTGGAGCGGGCAGATATGCTGGTGTTTGTCTTCCCGGTGTACTGGTGGTCGGTTCCTGGCCTGCTGAAGGGCTGGTTTGACCGGGTGCTCACCCTGAACTGGGCCTACAAAGTGGCGGAAGATGGCCGGATTGTGGGTAATTTACGCGATGTTCCGGTACGCCTGATCGCCACCGCGGGCAGCGATCTCAAGGGCTTCGATAAGCACGGTTATTCCACGGCGATACAAACCCAGTTAGTCGAAGGTGTTTTTGGCTTTTGCGGCCTGAAGAACGTCAGGCTGGATATTCTCTATGAGGCAGACACTGCCTCGTCAGAACAGGTTGAAGATTTCCTGAAAAAGCTCGAAAGCGTTATGTGA
- the araJ gene encoding MFS transporter AraJ, which translates to MKKTVFSLALGTFGLGMAEFGIMGVLTELARDVGITIPSAGNMISFYAFGVVIGAPIIALFSSKFSLKSILLFLVTLCLIGNAIFTFSTSYTMLAIGRLVSGFPHGAFFGVGTIILSRIAPPGKVTLAVAGMVAGMTVANLAGVPLGTWLGHQFSWRYTFFLIAAFNLLVMVSIVLWVPQTFDKSQTRLSEQFHFLKKPEPWFIFAATMFGNAGVFAWFSFVKPFMINVSGFSEGVMTAIMMLMGLGMVLGNLFSGKLSGRYSPLRIAAITDLVIVLSLLLLFAFGQLPAASLVMGFICCAGLFALAAPLQILLLQNAQGGEMLGAAGGQVAFNLGSAIGAYFGGMMITLGFSWSYVTLPAAALSFCAMSSLLIYGYLKARRAGGNARALA; encoded by the coding sequence ATGAAAAAGACGGTGTTTTCGTTAGCACTTGGCACCTTTGGCCTGGGCATGGCTGAATTTGGCATTATGGGTGTGTTAACCGAGCTGGCGCGAGACGTGGGGATCACCATTCCCTCCGCCGGGAATATGATTTCGTTTTACGCCTTTGGGGTGGTGATTGGCGCACCGATCATCGCGCTCTTTTCGAGTAAGTTCTCCTTAAAGTCGATCCTGCTGTTCCTGGTGACGCTGTGCCTTATAGGCAATGCGATTTTCACCTTCTCTACCTCCTACACCATGCTGGCCATCGGGCGGCTGGTCTCCGGCTTTCCGCATGGGGCATTCTTTGGCGTCGGCACCATCATCCTTTCGCGCATCGCGCCGCCGGGCAAAGTGACGCTGGCGGTAGCGGGGATGGTTGCCGGGATGACGGTCGCCAACCTGGCGGGGGTGCCGCTCGGAACCTGGCTCGGGCATCAGTTCAGCTGGCGCTACACCTTCTTCCTGATCGCCGCCTTTAACCTGCTGGTGATGGTATCGATCGTCCTGTGGGTGCCGCAGACCTTTGATAAATCGCAAACCCGCCTGAGTGAGCAGTTCCACTTCCTGAAAAAGCCGGAGCCGTGGTTTATCTTTGCCGCCACCATGTTCGGTAACGCCGGGGTCTTTGCCTGGTTCAGCTTTGTTAAGCCGTTCATGATCAACGTGTCGGGCTTTTCCGAAGGGGTGATGACCGCAATCATGATGCTGATGGGGCTCGGGATGGTGCTGGGGAACCTGTTCAGCGGCAAGCTCTCGGGGCGCTACAGCCCGCTGCGGATTGCGGCGATCACCGATCTGGTGATTGTGCTGTCGCTGCTGCTGCTGTTTGCCTTCGGTCAGCTGCCTGCGGCCTCGCTGGTGATGGGCTTTATCTGCTGTGCCGGTCTGTTTGCGCTGGCGGCACCGTTGCAGATCCTGCTTCTGCAAAATGCGCAGGGTGGGGAGATGCTCGGCGCGGCGGGGGGCCAGGTAGCGTTTAATCTCGGCAGCGCCATTGGCGCATACTTTGGCGGGATGATGATTACCCTGGGCTTTAGCTGGAGTTACGTGACCTTGCCTGCGGCTGCACTGTCGTTCTGCGCCATGTCGTCGCTGTTGATATATGGGTATCTGAAAGCCCGCCGGGCGGGGGGGAATGCCCGGGCGTTAGCCTGA
- the ppk2 gene encoding polyphosphate kinase 2, whose amino-acid sequence MKIRRKVNPLRISRPPVPLKRKEYEQELHRLHVELVKLQRWVVSKGLKVCVVFEGRDGAGKGGTIKALTERVSPRVFRVVALPAPTEKEKSQLYFQRYVPHLPSAGEIVIFDRSWYNRAGVERVMGFCTEEQVEKFLDGAPIIEKAMVDAGIILIKYWLEVTPKEQERRLRDRINDGRKTWKLSPMDVKSFNRWDEYTEARDAMFAATDTAWAPWFVARSEDKKRVRLNIISHLLTQIPYKDLPEEEVKLPKRKIGKIKPTAYPFRYIKEKF is encoded by the coding sequence ATAAAGATAAGAAGAAAAGTAAACCCGCTGCGAATATCGCGCCCCCCCGTCCCGCTTAAGCGTAAGGAGTACGAACAAGAGCTTCATCGCCTGCACGTGGAGCTGGTTAAGCTGCAGCGCTGGGTGGTGAGCAAGGGCCTGAAGGTGTGCGTGGTCTTTGAAGGGCGCGATGGCGCCGGTAAAGGCGGCACCATCAAGGCGCTGACCGAACGCGTTAGTCCGCGCGTATTCCGGGTGGTCGCGCTGCCTGCCCCGACCGAGAAAGAGAAAAGCCAGCTTTACTTCCAGCGCTATGTGCCGCATCTGCCGTCGGCAGGTGAAATCGTGATTTTCGACCGCAGCTGGTACAACCGTGCGGGCGTGGAGCGCGTGATGGGCTTCTGTACCGAGGAACAGGTCGAGAAGTTTCTCGACGGTGCGCCTATCATCGAAAAGGCGATGGTCGATGCGGGCATTATTCTGATCAAGTACTGGCTGGAAGTGACGCCCAAAGAGCAGGAGCGCCGTCTGCGCGACCGCATCAACGACGGGCGCAAAACCTGGAAACTGTCGCCAATGGACGTTAAATCCTTCAACCGCTGGGATGAGTACACCGAGGCGCGCGATGCGATGTTTGCCGCCACCGACACCGCCTGGGCCCCGTGGTTTGTCGCCCGCTCCGAGGATAAAAAGCGCGTGCGGCTGAATATTATCTCTCACCTGCTGACGCAGATTCCTTATAAGGATTTGCCGGAAGAAGAGGTTAAATTACCGAAACGTAAAATCGGTAAAATTAAGCCAACCGCTTATCCGTTCCGTTATATTAAAGAGAAGTTCTGA
- a CDS encoding CcdB family protein, with amino-acid sequence MCFQFDVYRNPSGRTSELHPYLMVIQHDYYDDLSTRLILPLSYRNNLSGHINPASAVINIDFQTLFMNTPGITSVEKKKLTSRYFVSNMQSARARIVAAIDALITNT; translated from the coding sequence ATGTGCTTTCAATTTGACGTTTACCGTAACCCATCAGGCAGAACAAGCGAATTGCATCCCTACCTGATGGTAATCCAACACGATTATTACGATGATTTATCGACCCGCTTAATTCTTCCATTAAGTTATCGCAATAATCTATCGGGGCATATTAATCCGGCATCCGCCGTCATTAATATCGATTTCCAGACGTTATTTATGAATACACCTGGCATTACCAGCGTGGAGAAAAAGAAGCTCACCAGTAGATATTTCGTCAGTAATATGCAAAGTGCGAGGGCCCGGATAGTTGCAGCAATCGATGCCTTAATCACCAACACCTGA
- the fdnI gene encoding formate dehydrogenase-N subunit gamma, with protein MSKSKMIVRTKFVDRACHWTVVICFFLVAVSGISFFFPTLQWLTETFGTPQMGRILHPFFGVLIFVVLMFMFVRFVHHNIPDKQDIPWVKGIVEVLKGNEHKVAKVGKYNAGQKMMFWTIMSMIFVLLVTGVIIWRPYFAHYFPMQVVRYSLLIHATSAIILIHAILIHMYMAFWVKGSIKGMIEGKVSRRWAQKHHPRWYRDVERLEAQKDVSEGMK; from the coding sequence ATGAGTAAGTCAAAGATGATCGTGCGCACGAAGTTTGTCGACCGCGCCTGTCACTGGACGGTGGTGATCTGCTTCTTCCTCGTGGCGGTATCGGGGATTTCGTTCTTCTTCCCGACGCTGCAGTGGCTGACCGAGACCTTCGGTACGCCGCAGATGGGACGCATCCTGCACCCGTTCTTTGGGGTGCTGATTTTCGTGGTGCTGATGTTTATGTTCGTGCGTTTCGTGCATCACAACATCCCGGACAAGCAGGACATCCCGTGGGTGAAGGGCATTGTTGAGGTACTGAAAGGCAACGAGCATAAAGTCGCGAAAGTGGGTAAGTACAACGCTGGTCAGAAGATGATGTTCTGGACCATCATGAGCATGATTTTCGTGCTGCTGGTGACCGGGGTCATTATCTGGCGTCCGTACTTTGCCCACTATTTCCCGATGCAGGTGGTGCGCTATAGCCTGCTGATCCACGCCACTTCGGCCATTATTTTGATTCACGCCATTCTGATCCATATGTATATGGCGTTCTGGGTCAAAGGCTCGATTAAAGGGATGATCGAAGGCAAGGTGAGCCGCCGCTGGGCGCAGAAACACCATCCGCGCTGGTATCGGGACGTGGAGCGTCTGGAAGCGCAAAAAGATGTTAGTGAAGGGATGAAGTAA
- the fdxH gene encoding formate dehydrogenase subunit beta, with protein sequence MSMETQDVIKRSATNGFTPAPRARDYKAEVAKLIDVSSCVGCKACQVACSEWNDIRDEVGHCVGVYDNPADLSAKSWTVMRFSETEQNGKLEWLIRKDGCMHCEDPGCLKACPSAGAIIQYANGIVDFQQDNCIGCGYCIAGCPFNVPRLNKEDNRVYKCTLCVDRVSVGQEPACVKTCPTGAIHFGTKKEMLDVAQQRVDKLKARGYANAGVYNPQGVGGTHVMYVLHHLDQPELYHKLPKDPAIDTSINLWKGALKPLAAAGFIATFAGLIYHYVGIGPNKEVDDDEEEHHE encoded by the coding sequence ATGTCGATGGAAACACAAGACGTCATCAAACGCTCCGCCACCAACGGCTTTACCCCCGCGCCTCGTGCGCGGGATTACAAAGCGGAAGTGGCAAAGCTTATCGATGTCTCCTCCTGCGTGGGCTGCAAAGCCTGCCAGGTGGCCTGTTCCGAGTGGAATGATATCCGCGACGAGGTGGGGCACTGCGTCGGGGTGTACGACAACCCGGCCGATCTGAGCGCCAAATCCTGGACGGTGATGCGTTTTAGCGAAACCGAGCAGAACGGCAAGCTGGAGTGGCTGATCCGCAAAGACGGCTGTATGCACTGCGAGGATCCGGGCTGCCTGAAGGCTTGTCCGTCCGCCGGGGCGATTATTCAGTACGCCAACGGCATCGTCGATTTCCAGCAGGATAACTGCATCGGCTGCGGGTACTGCATCGCCGGGTGTCCGTTCAACGTGCCGCGCCTCAATAAAGAGGATAACCGGGTCTATAAATGCACTCTGTGCGTGGACCGCGTCAGCGTCGGTCAGGAGCCGGCCTGCGTGAAAACCTGTCCGACCGGGGCCATTCACTTTGGCACCAAGAAGGAGATGCTGGACGTTGCCCAGCAGCGGGTCGATAAGCTGAAGGCGCGCGGCTATGCCAACGCGGGCGTCTACAACCCGCAAGGGGTGGGTGGGACGCACGTGATGTATGTCCTGCACCATCTCGACCAGCCGGAGCTGTATCACAAACTGCCGAAGGATCCGGCGATCGATACCTCCATTAACCTGTGGAAAGGGGCGCTGAAACCGCTCGCTGCAGCGGGCTTTATCGCCACCTTTGCCGGGTTGATTTATCACTACGTGGGGATCGGGCCGAACAAAGAGGTGGATGACGATGAGGAGGAGCATCATGAGTAA
- the fdnG gene encoding formate dehydrogenase-N subunit alpha — MDVSRRQFFKICAGGMAGTTVAALGFAPKMALAQARNYKLLRAKEIRNTCTYCSVGCGLLMYSLGDGAKNAKESIYHIEGDADHPVSRGALCPKGAGLLDYVHSDNRLRYPEYRAPGSDKWQRLSWDEAFTRIAKLMKADRDANFVETNDQGVTVNRWLSTGMLCASAASNETGMLTQKFVRSLGMLAVDNQARVUHGPTVASLAPTFGRGAMTNHWVDIKNANVVMVMGGNAAEAHPVGFRWAMEAKNNNDATLIVVDPRFTRTASVADIYAPIRSGTDITFLSGVLLYLIENNKINAEYVKHYTNANLLVREDFAFEDGLFSGYDAEKRQYDKSSWNYQFDENGYARRDETLTDPRCVWNLLKQHVSRYTPEVVENICGTPKADFLKVCEVLASTSAADRTTTFLYALGWTQHTVGAQNIRTMAMIQLLLGNMGMAGGGVNALRGHSNIQGLTDLGLLSTSLTGYLTLPSEKQTDLQSYMTANTPKATLPDQVNYWNNYPKFFVSLMKSFYGEAAQKENDWGFNWLPKWDQSYDVIKYFNMMSKGKVTGYICQGFNPVASFPDKNKIVASLSKLKYMVVIDPLVTETSTFWQNHGEMNDVDPASIQTEVFRLPSTCFAEEDGSIANSGRWLQWHWKGQDAPGEARNDGEILAGIYHRLREMYRTEGGKGVEPLLRMSWDYKQPDHPESEEVAKENNGYALADLYDASGVLIAKKGQLLSSFAQLRDDGTTASSCWIYTGSWTEQGNQMANRDNADPSGLGNTLGWAWAWPLNRRVLYNRASADINGKPWDPKRMLIQWNGTKWTGNDIPDYNTAAPGSNTGPFIMQPEGLGRLFAIDKLAEGPFPEHYEPMETPLGTNPLHPNVVSSPVVRVYEEDAVRMGKKDKFPYVGTTYRLTEHFHTWTKHARLNAIAQPEQFVEISETLAQAKGIANGDRVKVSSQRGFIRAVAVVTRRLQALNVHGQQVETVGIPLHWGFEGVAQKGYIANTLTPAVGDSNSQTPEYKAFLVNIEKA, encoded by the coding sequence ATGGACGTCAGCCGCAGACAGTTTTTTAAAATCTGCGCGGGCGGTATGGCCGGTACGACAGTCGCTGCTTTAGGGTTCGCCCCCAAAATGGCGCTGGCTCAGGCGCGCAACTATAAGTTGCTGCGCGCGAAAGAGATCCGTAACACCTGCACATACTGCTCCGTGGGATGCGGGCTATTGATGTATAGCCTGGGTGATGGCGCGAAGAACGCCAAAGAGTCGATTTATCATATTGAAGGCGATGCGGATCATCCGGTCAGCCGTGGGGCGTTATGCCCGAAAGGGGCGGGCCTGCTGGACTATGTCCACAGCGACAACCGCCTGCGTTACCCGGAATACCGAGCGCCAGGATCCGACAAGTGGCAGCGACTCTCCTGGGATGAGGCGTTTACGCGCATCGCGAAGCTGATGAAGGCCGACCGCGACGCCAACTTCGTCGAGACCAACGACCAGGGCGTGACGGTTAACCGCTGGCTCTCCACCGGGATGCTGTGTGCCTCTGCGGCAAGTAATGAAACTGGCATGCTGACGCAAAAATTTGTGCGCTCCCTCGGCATGCTGGCGGTAGACAACCAGGCGCGCGTCTGACACGGACCAACGGTAGCAAGTCTTGCTCCAACATTTGGTCGCGGTGCGATGACCAACCACTGGGTTGATATCAAAAACGCTAACGTCGTGATGGTGATGGGCGGTAACGCCGCTGAAGCCCATCCGGTGGGATTCCGCTGGGCGATGGAAGCGAAAAACAATAACGATGCGACGCTGATCGTCGTCGATCCGCGCTTTACGCGCACGGCATCGGTGGCCGATATCTATGCGCCCATCCGCTCCGGCACGGACATTACATTCCTCTCCGGCGTGCTGCTGTACCTGATCGAAAATAACAAAATTAACGCCGAGTACGTTAAGCACTACACCAACGCCAACCTGCTGGTGCGGGAAGATTTTGCCTTTGAAGACGGGCTGTTCAGCGGCTATGACGCCGAAAAACGCCAGTACGATAAGTCCTCCTGGAACTATCAGTTCGACGAAAACGGCTATGCCAGACGCGATGAAACCCTGACCGACCCGCGCTGCGTGTGGAACCTGCTGAAACAGCACGTCTCCCGCTATACGCCGGAGGTAGTGGAGAACATCTGCGGCACGCCAAAAGCCGATTTCCTGAAGGTGTGCGAAGTGCTGGCCTCCACCAGTGCCGCGGACAGAACCACGACGTTCCTGTACGCGCTGGGCTGGACGCAGCATACCGTCGGGGCGCAGAACATCCGTACCATGGCGATGATCCAGCTGCTGCTCGGCAACATGGGCATGGCCGGTGGCGGGGTGAACGCCCTGCGCGGTCACTCCAACATCCAGGGCCTGACCGATCTCGGCCTGCTGTCGACCAGCCTGACCGGCTACCTGACCCTGCCGTCCGAGAAACAGACGGATCTGCAGAGCTATATGACGGCGAACACGCCGAAAGCGACGCTGCCTGACCAGGTGAATTACTGGAACAACTATCCGAAGTTCTTCGTCAGCCTGATGAAATCGTTCTATGGCGAGGCGGCGCAGAAGGAGAACGACTGGGGCTTCAACTGGCTGCCGAAATGGGATCAGTCCTACGACGTCATTAAGTATTTCAACATGATGTCGAAGGGCAAAGTCACGGGGTACATCTGCCAGGGCTTTAACCCGGTGGCGTCGTTCCCGGATAAGAACAAGATTGTCGCCAGCCTCAGCAAGCTGAAGTACATGGTGGTGATCGACCCGCTGGTAACCGAAACCTCGACCTTCTGGCAGAACCACGGTGAGATGAATGACGTGGATCCCGCCTCAATTCAGACCGAGGTCTTCCGTCTGCCGTCGACCTGTTTCGCAGAAGAGGACGGCTCCATCGCCAACTCCGGTCGCTGGCTGCAGTGGCACTGGAAGGGACAGGATGCCCCGGGCGAAGCGCGCAACGACGGCGAGATCCTGGCCGGGATTTACCATCGCCTGCGCGAGATGTACCGCACCGAAGGCGGCAAGGGCGTCGAGCCGCTGCTGCGGATGAGCTGGGATTACAAACAGCCGGATCACCCGGAATCGGAAGAGGTGGCGAAAGAGAACAACGGCTATGCGCTGGCGGATCTCTATGACGCCAGTGGCGTGCTCATCGCCAAAAAAGGCCAGCTGCTGAGCAGTTTCGCCCAGCTGCGTGATGACGGCACCACCGCGTCGTCGTGCTGGATCTACACCGGGAGCTGGACCGAGCAGGGCAACCAGATGGCTAACCGCGATAACGCCGACCCGTCAGGGCTGGGCAATACGCTGGGCTGGGCATGGGCGTGGCCGCTGAACCGTCGCGTGCTCTACAACCGCGCCTCGGCGGACATCAACGGCAAGCCGTGGGATCCAAAACGTATGCTGATCCAGTGGAACGGGACGAAGTGGACCGGGAACGATATTCCGGACTACAACACCGCCGCGCCGGGCAGCAACACCGGGCCGTTTATCATGCAGCCGGAAGGGCTGGGACGTCTGTTTGCCATCGACAAGCTGGCAGAAGGGCCGTTCCCGGAACACTACGAGCCAATGGAAACGCCGCTGGGCACCAATCCGCTGCACCCGAACGTGGTCTCCAGTCCGGTGGTGCGTGTCTACGAGGAAGATGCCGTGCGGATGGGCAAGAAAGACAAGTTCCCGTACGTCGGCACCACCTATCGCCTGACCGAGCATTTCCACACCTGGACCAAGCATGCGCGACTGAACGCCATCGCCCAGCCGGAACAGTTTGTCGAGATCAGCGAGACCCTGGCCCAGGCCAAAGGCATTGCCAACGGCGATCGCGTGAAGGTCAGCAGCCAGCGCGGGTTTATTCGTGCCGTGGCGGTGGTCACCCGTCGTCTGCAGGCCCTGAACGTTCACGGTCAGCAGGTGGAAACCGTCGGTATTCCGCTGCACTGGGGCTTTGAAGGGGTGGCGCAGAAAGGCTATATCGCCAATACCCTGACGCCTGCGGTAGGGGATTCGAACTCGCAAACGCCAGAGTATAAGGCGTTTCTGGTCAACATCGAAAAAGCATAA
- the yddG gene encoding aromatic amino acid DMT transporter YddG, with product MDRKRATLIGLAAIVLWSTMVGLIRGVSEGLGPVGGAAMIYTLSGLLCLVTVGFPKLRRFSPRYLMAGSVLFVSYEICLALSLGYASTRHQAIEVGMVNYLWPSLTIVFAILFNRQRSTLWVIPGLIISLLGVSWVLGGDNGLNPAEITRNIVSNPLSYGLAFVGAFIWAAYCTVTSKYAKGQNGITLFVLLTALTLWVKYLFSDQPEMVFSVPVVFKLLMCGVALGFGYASWNTGILHGNVTLLAAASYFTPVLSAALAAVLLNAPLSFSFWQGAMMVCAGSLLCWYATRTRRG from the coding sequence ATGGACAGAAAAAGAGCCACCCTGATCGGGCTGGCCGCCATTGTGCTCTGGAGCACGATGGTAGGCCTGATTCGGGGCGTCAGCGAGGGGCTGGGCCCGGTGGGCGGCGCGGCGATGATCTACACGCTCAGCGGTCTACTGTGCCTGGTCACGGTAGGGTTTCCCAAACTGCGGCGGTTCTCGCCCCGCTACCTGATGGCCGGCAGCGTGCTGTTTGTCAGCTACGAAATCTGTCTGGCGCTGTCGTTAGGCTATGCCTCTACCCGCCATCAGGCGATTGAGGTGGGGATGGTGAACTACCTCTGGCCGAGCCTGACCATCGTGTTTGCCATTCTGTTTAACCGCCAGCGCTCAACCCTGTGGGTGATCCCGGGGCTGATTATCTCCCTGCTGGGCGTCAGTTGGGTGTTAGGCGGCGATAATGGGCTCAATCCGGCGGAGATTACCCGCAACATCGTCTCTAATCCGCTGAGTTATGGCCTGGCCTTTGTCGGGGCCTTTATCTGGGCGGCCTACTGCACCGTGACCAGCAAATATGCGAAGGGGCAGAATGGGATCACACTGTTTGTGCTGCTGACGGCGCTGACCCTGTGGGTTAAATATTTGTTCAGCGATCAGCCGGAGATGGTGTTCAGCGTGCCGGTGGTGTTCAAACTGCTGATGTGCGGCGTGGCGCTCGGATTTGGCTATGCCTCATGGAATACCGGCATTCTGCACGGCAACGTGACGCTGCTGGCGGCGGCCTCCTATTTTACCCCGGTGCTGTCAGCGGCGCTGGCGGCGGTGCTGCTGAATGCGCCCCTGTCGTTCAGCTTCTGGCAGGGAGCGATGATGGTGTGCGCGGGGTCGTTGTTGTGCTGGTACGCTACTCGCACTCGGAGAGGCTGA